The following is a genomic window from Meriones unguiculatus strain TT.TT164.6M chromosome 7, Bangor_MerUng_6.1, whole genome shotgun sequence.
AACAGAGCTAAAACACTcaggtaaaataaaatgaaacaaacaaacaaacaaacaaaaatcctacattaaaaaggaaaaaaaaaaaggaagaactaCAAAGCgacaggacagacaaggctacacagagaaatcctgtgagaggaaggaaaatgataaagaaaaatgaagttataGAGGTGGGCGACATGAAGGCATGTAAAGGGGTCCATGAAAAGGAGGGAAGATTAATAGAAAATCAGCAGTCAAACACTTGCCTATAGATGGTGCAAGAACAGGGAAAGGGATGGGGCTTGCCCGAGGTCCTAGTAAAAATTATTAGCAGAGCTGGGATAAGACCCAGGTGCCCTACCCTCCTCCGAGCTAGGATCCTAAGGGTGGCGTCAGGAGGAGCCAGCCTAGCTCTGCCTCTGCAGACGGCCTGGAGCTACCTTCAGCTCTCACGGGCACCAAATGCCTTAGTTCCTACAGGGGGGCGCTCCAGCGCGTGCCCGGCAGAAGCAGACGCCAGGAGGGAAGTCTCGGAGCAGGGGCCAGCTCACCTGACGGGTCATTTGTACTCCTCGTTCTCTGCGTTGCCACCTGGCACAGATGTGACCCTCTATCATTTTCTGCCATCCCCCCAGGGGGGCCCTCACCCTGGTTCTCAAGTGACTCCTAACTTCTCAGATGATCACGCCTGCCCTCAGCCATTCGGGGATCACCAGGAAGCCAGCTGCTCTTCTAGGTACTGTTACTCAAGCGGCTGGCAGGCGGCTGGCGCGGGGGCAGCAGAGACTCCTGTTCCCAAAGGCACCTCTTTACCTCAGGGAAACTGTCTCCTTTACACCTTTGCCTCCAGGGATGAGAGGAGGAagaactgagagaagccaggcaGGACAGCTCTGCCCGTCACCATCTGTCCTGTCCCACTTACCTTGGGCAAGGGCTGAGGTGGCTTGAGGAAGTCCCCATCCCCAGAATCGAGACTGTAAATATGGACCAGGTTGTTGGGTGTCACGTTGAGGTAGTGGTTTCTGAGTGAAGGAGAAAACACTCCAATCTGGAGTTAGGAAGGGAGTCAGTGTGTGGCGGGAGCATGGTGCTGGCGGGCACCACTGGGCACCAGCTTTCCCTTTGCTTCCTGTCCTAGGTACCAAGCTTAGTGCCACAGTGGGACCACTTACCCCCAATACAACGCTCTATCCCCATTTACCCATGAAGCGCAGAGCAGCTCCAGGAAAGCAGGGCCCAGCTGCTCCCCGGCTAGCGATGGAGGGAAGGCAGGCAGCCAAGCAAGGACAAGCTGGGGGGGGGACCTCTACCTGCTTCAGCAGCAGCACCGAGCCAGGCCTCAGCTCACTCTGGTGTGTCTCCAGAAGCACCCTGTGTACCGTTCCAAGCATCTCTCCTGCAAAAGCCACAAGGCCTCTGCCTAAGGGCCATGGGCACGGCAAGGGTTCTGAGCGGCTGGCTGGGAAGCGGGCTGCTCAACCTCAATGGAGGTCAATCATAAGACACTCTCAGGACCCGCTCCTTACCTGTGGGGTCCTTAAAAACCACACTGGCGTCCATCGTGCTCCGAGTCAGCGACTTGATCATCACCGCCATGTTGGGGACTTTGTTCCTGGGGAGCTGCTTGAGAGCTGCCTGCTTACAAGGACAGGCACTCACTGAGCTAGCTGTGGCCTCACTGTCAATCCCTAGGGCAGCCAGGGGGTGGTAAGAGCCTTCCTTTGTGGCAGGCCAACGCAGCTGGAAGGGCCCACTCTGCTGTGGAGGCCAAAGCTGGCGGGCCTTTCTCTCTCTTAggtttccttccttttctatGGGTTTTTGTGTTGTGGCTCACTGCATGAAGGCAGGCCACAGGCAGGGATCGACTGTCCCATGAGAGAGCACTGGGAGCTCTCAGGGTGGCAGTGGGCCTCAGGCTGGTACCTGAAAGGGCAGGGGCAGGCCCACTGCTGTGCTCAAAACTGTGGGCGGCACTGAAAACAGACAACCCAAGGGACTTCAGGCTGCCCCCTCCGGGGACAGGACTGGGGTGAGGGGTAGCAGATGGCCTCCTCCAAAGGTGAAGCAGACGGCAGGGGCTCCGTTCTCAGTGCCCTTACCTTGCGCAGCACCATGACAATACTGTAGGTATGGAGAAAGCAGGTGGGGTCTCGCTcgtccaggcccagagcagattTCATGGTGAGCCAGGGTCCTCGCCCAAAGTCTTCTTCCACTGATCCCTGGGAACTACTAACAATCTGgtaccagagagcagagaggagccTGCATTAGTGAGTGGACCTGCCCTGGGAAAGATCCCGGACTGAAGCAGGGCAAGTGGGTGGGAGAGAGAAGCGGTGAATTCCCTGGGATGGAGGCAATGGATGCCTCTCCGTTACCACGAAGAACAGCACGTGGCAGGTGAGACCTGGCTGCATCTTTCACCAAGCAGTCAgaacagaggttttttttttcctttgtttttttgtacTTTGTTCAATTAGGTCCTGACTTCAAATACAATGAAGCAAAAGACAATCCCCccacttacatttttaaagatttatttatgtgtgtatgtgggcctGAGTGTATGAATGCACAGGGGTGCATGCAGATGCTCTcaaaggccagaagggggcgcTCAGTtgcctgcagctggagttacaggcaggtgcAAGGCAcctgttgtgggtgctgggagccaaacaaAGGTTTactgcaaaagcagcaagggctcttaacctcgGAGTCATCTCTCAAGCCCCATGCATCTGCCTGAAAACTGTCTGGAAGTCTTAGGAGTAGGGGCTctccatatatatttatagttcATAGAGCGTCATAGCCATTTTGAATCCTGTCATGTTTTATTTGATGCCCCTGGTTTCAACCATTAGCTGCTTTATATCAACTGCGTTGACTCCAGGCAATCACTGCCAGGTTTGGACCTGAAGTGGATGGGCAGCCCTAGGCAGCTGccgaaaaaaagaaataggacaAGAATTAAAAAGCAAAGGCGGGCCTGAAGACAGAATAAGTCAATTAGAGTCCTGGGGCGTGTGGGGTGTGGGGCTGGCCCCACCCACTGAAAGGGAACCTCCTGGAGGCAAGATGGGGGCACGCTCTTCCCAGCTCAGTTTCCAGAAACCCAAGAGGATTCTCGAGATACCATCTCATTAGACTTATTACACTCTCCTCCCTAGGGAAAAATGCAGCTCCTGGGCCCATCGTTCTCAGATGGAGGAGAAAGGCTGAGCCACGGCCTCACTCTATGTCTGTAAATGGCTGCCTCCCCCAACTGCCCTTTGGTGTGGGCCTACCAGCATCAACTGAGGCAGGCAAGGGTGCCCCTCACTTTCAAATGCCGCCCACGAGGCGAAGGTTTATACGGAAGACATTACCTCAGTCTGGAGTTTAGCCAGAGCACCGTGAGTCGGAGTCTGGGGTGCGGAAACCATGATCTCCTCCAGATTCTCCCCGCTGTGCTAAGAGGGGAGAGAAGGCGAGAGCAAGCTCAGCAGCTGTTATTTACAGGTACAGCGTCTTGTctgggttacataatgagttcaggAAACTATCAGCGACAATTAGCACATATTACACTGCCTCTAACGCGGTCTCAAGAGCCTCATTGGTAGTTAAAAAAAGACACTTTGGGGATCAGTTTGGGAATGTAAGGAAACTGGAGCTGGCCCAGGAGCAAGGCCCGGTGTCGCCTGAAGGGGGCAGTGACCCAAATAGAGGAGGTTCTGTGATGAGTTAACTGCGCAGCTCTCCCCGAGGCTCCTCTCAGAGAAGGGCAGACCACCCCCGGGCTTCTCTGGAAAGGCCAGGAAGAGCAAGTAACAGCAGCGATTGTGCCAATCCCCTCACCAGAAGAGAAGGCACCTGCTTCGACCAGACCACAGCCTCAGTGCCAATCACCTGGGATCTAACTCTGAACTACTTTAAGGGGCCTCATCCCTCCACCACCAGCTAGACTCAGAGGCGGGTTTCACTTCTGACCCAGGTTCCTCCTGTCAGCCCCCAGGGCCAGCCAGATGCAGTGAGGTGTTCTGTGATGGCTAAAAGCACCTCATCTCGAGCCTCTGTCTTCTCCTTGCTGGACCAACCCCCATGCAGGGTTCCTGAGCTCTCCTTTATCCTTCTAGTCATCTACCCAAAGCCACCGAGCAAGGCCAAGGTAGAGCCCATGTGTCCCCAGGAGCCAGGGAAAGACCCCTCCTCACACTGCACCCCGTGAACATATTCATCACTCGCCCCCACccacttcttcctctgggctagtATGAGTGAGAAAATATTCCTGTCTAGGGCTAGCAAACAACAAACGCTTAATAAGCACACAGAAACTAGGAAGTTGTGTCTCTAAGCACCACGTCATAGAAGGCTTTTCAAGCACTGcccaatttttatttatttacttatttttaagggAAGGTTTACTTCGATACTGACAGGCCCTCAAGAACCTGAGGCAGCCAGTCACACTGTGTGCGCATCAGGAAGCGGGGCGCTCCCCCTTTACATTCAGTCTAGGAGCCCTGCCCGGTACCGAATGGTACCTCCCACAGTAACCAAGGGTGGGCCTTCCCACCTCAGTGAAATCTCATCTAGGGGATCCCTTTCCCCCACTGGTGCCGGGGTTGGAACTCAGAGCCTCCTCTCtgctagccttggctgtcctggacttgctttgtagcccaggctactcACAGAGTTTtggcctgagtgctgggattacaggcacgagccaccacgcctggctccctactctgttttttttgagacagggtctttcactcaCTGTCTTCGTAGGCTGGTTAGTCAGTGAATCCGAGGAATCTTTTCACCAGAGTTAGGATCACAAGCTCAGgtgcctgagccatctctccagaccttgcAAATCCTTTCTCACCACTTCCTGGCTGTCTTCTGGCAGCAAAGATACTATAAGCTTGGACTACTGTTTCTTCCCTGGGTCCTAATTTCCTGGAAGACAGGTCACTCACCTGGTGAGGGAGGAGTCCTGCTGGGCCAGGGAAGCGGCGGGTCTTAGCTCGACTGTGGGGGCGGGCGGGCCGCTGTGGTGTCCGGCTGGTAGCGGTGACTAGCTGGACCAGGTGGTTGGTGACTATAGGTGTCTGAAGAGCTGGCTGAGGAAATGGGGCCGAAGTCCTTCTGGGGGTGCTGACAGGAGATTGCATGGGAGAGAGTGGGGCTCGGGATGGCAAGGGCCCCTGACGGGATGCTGCAGAGCTGCAGCGGGGATGTTGGGGTCCGGGAAAATGGGGTTTGCCGCTTGACCAAGCTTTGGGAGACCGAAATGGCGGAGCAGACAAATGGTTCTGCGGGCTGTTTTGAACGGTCCTTCCAGCTGCTCGGGGAGGCTGAGGTGCAGTGACAGGGGAGTCTCTTTGATGGGAAGTGGAAACTGCTGAGGCAGCCGGGACAGGAAGGCTGCCTGCGGCTCTAGGTCTCAAGGAAGGCCATGGATTCCTGCAGTGGACAATGGACTCCTTCTGAAAAGATCCACTCAGATCAGCTATTCGGGCCTTTTTCGCCAACACTGGATCCTCACGGTACCGAGCAGGCAGGATTTGGGTGGCTCCGGTATGGACTCGGGGTTCTAGCTCCAAGCCGGCTCCCTCCAGCTCCATGCTTGCCAGGGCCTTGTCAAACTCATCTTGATCAGGTGCTTCAAAGCCACCAATGCCCTGCTCAGGGCTCTCAAAGATAAATCCAGAGTGTGCTGATGAGGCTTGGAGTCCGGATGACCCCTGCGGTACTTTTTCAGCCAGTGTCACTCTCTGCCGACTGCCCTCACCGCTGGCAGAAACTGAGACAGGTCTTAGGGACACTGCTCCCACACAAGGTGGATCCCTGACGGTCTGGGgcatgctggaaggagggagACACAGTCCTGGGACTGACCTGCTTGAAAAAGCAGGGTATGATGGCAATGGTCCTGAGGACCGTGCCTGCATAGTCTCCTGTGGCCTGGAAGAGACGAGTCTGGGGCACCCAGCATTCCCAGGCAGTGCACTAGCAACGTGGTTCTCTGCATTCTCCAAAGCAGATAAGAAATcctacaaagaaacaaagaaagtggGCCTTTGCAtcagggttttatttgtttgtttttgagacagtatctcacatagcccagactggcct
Proteins encoded in this region:
- the Hrob gene encoding homologous recombination OB-fold protein — its product is MTCSFQKLFAVEEEFEDEDFLSALENAENHVASALPGNAGCPRLVSSRPQETMQARSSGPLPSYPAFSSRSVPGLCLPPSSMPQTVRDPPCVGAVSLRPVSVSASGEGSRQRVTLAEKVPQGSSGLQASSAHSGFIFESPEQGIGGFEAPDQDEFDKALASMELEGAGLELEPRVHTGATQILPARYREDPVLAKKARIADLSGSFQKESIVHCRNPWPSLRPRAAGSLPVPAASAVSTSHQRDSPVTAPQPPRAAGRTVQNSPQNHLSAPPFRSPKAWSSGKPHFPGPQHPRCSSAASRQGPLPSRAPLSPMQSPVSTPRRTSAPFPQPALQTPIVTNHLVQLVTATSRTPQRPARPHSRAKTRRFPGPAGLLPHQHSGENLEEIMVSAPQTPTHGALAKLQTEIVSSSQGSVEEDFGRGPWLTMKSALGLDERDPTCFLHTYSIVMVLRKAALKQLPRNKVPNMAVMIKSLTRSTMDASVVFKDPTGEMLGTVHRVLLETHQSELRPGSVLLLKQIGVFSPSLRNHYLNVTPNNLVHIYSLDSGDGDFLKPPQPLPKDLESSCGNLQPEVAAEPTQGLRTSQNPAVSPEEELPEADDLDGLLSELPEDFFCEPSDWGCPKTGHPP